In one window of Henckelia pumila isolate YLH828 chromosome 1, ASM3356847v2, whole genome shotgun sequence DNA:
- the LOC140874909 gene encoding uncharacterized protein, with product MAAATSPISLAEKKQYWWLTNKRVVDRYVREAKMLIATEEHRDALGVLDAALAVAPQAEAVLELKARCLLHLRRFKDVGDMLQDYIPSFKIMLVSDIDDSSSGSSDIIQLNLLPSTSQDHQTPPFKCFSVSDFKRKVMAGLLCRNSHKQAQWRYSVLGQACCHLGLMEDAIVLLQSGKRIATAAFRRESISLSEDSFSSNHFTECQQEAIKTESETISELLCHTKLLVRRKTAAIASLDAGLYSEAIRHFSKILDGRRGAPQGFLSECYVHRASAYQSAGRLAEAIADCNRALALDTCCIEALTIRAAVYETIRCLPDSLHDLEHLKLLYNSILRDRKLMMGPVWKRQNIQYREIPGKLCSLASKMHQLKQRVAAGETKNVDYYSLIGLKRGCSRSELDRAHLLLTLKHRPDKSLSFMDKCEFADEKNMDSIRERARTSALMLYRLIQKGYTSVMAWILEEAEAEKQRKKAVAVLQAVAIQVQKAHEQDEVLSNEKKITPPQSVFQGVFCRDIGVVGNLISQAGSFNRPISVKYEALSC from the exons ATGGCTGCTGCTACATCTCCAATATCTTTGGCCGAGAAGAAACAGTACTGGTGGCTCACTAATAAAAGG GTGGTGGATAGATATGTGAGGGAAGCCAAAATGTTGATAGCCACTGAAGAGCATCGCGACGCATTGGGAGTTCTGGATGCCGCCCTCGCCGTGGCACCGCAAGCAGAGGCCGTGCTAGAGCTCAAGGCGCGCTGTCTGTTGCATCTCAGAAGGTTCAAGGACGTGGGGGATATGCTCCAGGATTATATTCCCAGCTTCAAAATTATGCTCGTCTCCGATATTGATGATTCGTCCTCGGGTTCCTCCGATATAATTCAGCTCAATCTTCTTCCTTCCACCTCCCAAGATCATCAGACCCCGCCTTTCAAATGCTTTTCTGTCTCGGATTTCAAGAGGAAGGTGATGGCTGGATTATTATGTAGAAACTCCCACAAACAAGCGCAATGGAG GTACTCTGTTTTGGGCCAAGCATGTTGCCACTTGGGGTTGATGGAAGATGCGATTGTGCTACTCCAGTCGGGAAAGCGAATCGCCACCGCCGCTTTCCGCCGTGAAAGCATTTCTCTGTCGGAAGACAGTTTTTCTTCCAACCATTTTACAGAATGCCAGCAAGAAGCAATTAAGACCGAGTCCGAGACTATCTCAGAGCTTCTCTGTCATACCAAACTCCTCGTCCGCCGCAAAACAGCCGCCATCGCTTCCCTCGATGCCGGTCTTTACTCCGAAGCCATCAGACATTTCTCCAAAATCCTGGACGGCCGTCGCGGAGCCCCACAAGGATTTTTGTCCGAGTGCTACGTGCACAGAGCCTCTGCTTATCAATCAGCTGGTCGATTAGCGGAGGCCATAGCCGATTGCAACCGGGCTTTAGCGTTGGACACTTGTTGCATCGAGGCTCTTACGATAAGAGCCGCCGTATACGAAACCATTAGGTGTTTGCCAGATAGTCTTCACGATCTGGAGCATTTGAAACTCCTTTATAACTCAATCCTGCGGGATCGCAAACTGATGATGGGCCCTGTTTGGAAGCGCCAAAACATTCAGTACAGGGAAATTCCAGGGAAACTATGTTCATTGGCATCCAAAATGCATCAACTGAAGCAAAGGGTGGCGGCCGGTGAAACTAAGAATGTAGATTACTATTCGCTCATCGGATTAAAAAGGGGATGCTCGAGATCAGAATTAGATAGAGCCCATCTGCTGCTGACCCTGAAACACAGGCCCGACAAGTCCCTGAGTTTCATGGACAAGTGCGAGTTTGCGGATGAGAAGAACATGGATTCCATCAGAGAGCGTGCAAGAACCTCGGCCTTAATGCTGTATAGACTGATCCAAAAGGGGTACACCAGTGTGATGGCATGGATATTGGAAGAAGCAGAGGCAGAGAAACAAAGAAAGAAGGCTGTTGCTGTGTTGCAGGCCGTGGCAATTCAAGTTCAAAAGGCACACGAGCAAGACGAGGTTTTGTCCAATGAGAAAAAGATAACACCTCCCCAGTCAGTTTTTCAAGGAGTTTTCTGCAGGGACATTGGTGTTGTTGGGAACTTGATTTCTCAGGCAGGATCATTTAACCGTCCCATTTCGGTGAAATACGAAGCTTTGAGCTGCTAA